The Zalophus californianus isolate mZalCal1 chromosome 8, mZalCal1.pri.v2, whole genome shotgun sequence genome has a segment encoding these proteins:
- the LOC113938174 gene encoding RNA-binding protein 12 isoform X2 — translation MAVVIRLQGLPIVAGTMDIRHFFSGLTIPDGGVHIVGGELGEAFIVFATDEDARLGMMRTGGTIKGSKVTLLLSSKTEMQNMIELSRRRFETANLDIPPANASRSGPPPSSGMSGRVNLPTTVPNFNNPSPSVVTAATSVHESNKNIQTFSTASIGTAPPNMGASFGSPTFSSTIPSTASPMNTVPPPPIPPIPAMPSLPPMPSIPPIPVPPPVPTLPPVPPVPPIPPVPSVPPMTPLPPMSGMPPLNPPPVAPLPAGMNGSGAPMNLNNNLNPVFLGPLNPVNPIQMNSQSSVKPLPINPDDLYVSVHGMPFSAMENDVRDFFHGLRVDAVHLLKDHVGRNNGNGLVKFLSPQDTFEALKRNRMLMIQRYVEVSPATERQWVAAGGHITFKQSIGPSGQTHPPPQTLPRSKSPSGQKRSRSRSPHEAGFCVYLKGLPFEAENKHVIDFFKKLDIVEDSIYIAYGPNGKATGEGFVEFRNEADYKAALCRHKQYMGNRFIQVHPITKKGMLEKIDMIRKRLQNFSYDQREMMLNPEGDVSSAKVCAHITNIPFSITKMDVLQFLEGIPVDENAVHVLVDNNGQGLGQALVQFKNEDDAHGPLRDLGSTIHFL, via the coding sequence ATGGCTGTGGTCATCCGTTTGCAAGGTCTCCCAATTGTGGCGGGGACCATGGACATTCGCCACTTCTTCTCTGGATTGACCATCCCTGATGGGGGCGTGCATATTGTAGGGGGTGAACTGGGTGAGGCTTTCATCGTTTTTGCCACTGATGAAGATGCAAGGCTTGGTATGATGCGCACAGGTGGTACAATTAAAGGGTCAAAAGTAACACTTTTGTTGAGTAGTAAAACGGAAATGCAGAATATGATTGAACTGAGTCGTAGGCGTTTTGAAACTGCCAACTTAGATATACCACCAGCAAATGCTAGTAGATCAGGACCGCCACCTAGCTCAGGAATGAGTGGAAGGGTAAACTTGCCTACAACAGTACCTAACTTTAATAATCCTTCACCCAGTGTAGTTACTGCCGCCACATCTGTTCATGAAAGCAACAAAAACATACAGACATTTTCCACAGCCAGCATAGGAACGGCTCCTCCAAATATGGGGGCTTCATTTGGGAGCCCAACGTTTAGCTCAACCATTCCGAGCACAGCGTCTCCAATGAACACAGTCCCACCACCACCAATTCCTCCAATCCCAGCGATGCCATCTTTGCCACCAATGCCGTCCATTCCCCCAATACCAGTTCCTCCTCCGGTACCTACATTGCCTCCCGTGCCTCCTGTGCCCCCTATTCCCCCAGTCCCTTCTGTGCCACCCATGACCCCACTGCCACCCATGTCTGGCATGCCACCCTTGAACCCGCCACCTGTGGCACCTCTACCTGCTGGAATGAATGGCTCTGGAGCACCTATGAATCTGAACAATAACCTGAACCCTGTGTTTCTGGGTCCATTGAATCCTGTTAACCCTATCCAGATGAACTCTCAAAGCAGTGTGAAACCACTTCCCATCAACCCCGATGATCTGTATGTCAGTGTGCATGGAATGCCCTTTTCTGCAATGGAAAATGATGTCAGAGATTTTTTCCATGGGCTCCGTGTTGATGCAGTGCATTTGTTGAAAGATCATGTAGGTCGAAATAATGGGAACGGATTGGTTAAGTTTCTCTCCCCTCAAGATACATTTGAAGCTTTGAAACGAAACAGAATGCTGATGATTCAACGCTATGTGGAAGTTAGTCCTGCCACAGAGAGACAGTGGGTAGCTGCTGGAGGCCATATCACTTTTAAGCAAAGTATAGGACCTTCTGGACAaacccatccccctcctcagACACTTCCCAGGTCAAAATCGCCCAGTGGGCAGAAAAGGTCAAGGTCAAGATCACCACATGAGGCTGGTTTTTGTGTTTACTTGAAAGGGCTACCATTTGAAGCGGAAAATAAAcatgtcattgatttttttaaaaagttggataTTGTGGAAGATAGTATTTATATTGCTTATGGACCCAATGGGAAAGCAACTGGTGAAGGCTTCGTAGAATTCAGGAATGAGGCTGACTATAAGGCTGCTCTCTGTCGTCATAAACAATACATGGGCAATCGCTTTATTCAAGTTCATCCAATTACTAAGAAAGGTATGCTAGAAAAGATAGATATGATTCGTAAAAGACTGCAGAACTTCAGCTATGACCAGAGGGAAATGATGTTAAATCCGGAGGGGGATGTCAGCTCTGCCAAAGTCTGTGCTCACATAACAAATATACCATTCAGCATTACCAAGATGGATGTTCTTCAGTTCCTAGAAGGAATCCCAGTGGATGAAAATGCTGTACATGTTCTTGTTGATAACAATGGGCAAGGTCTAGGACAGGCATTGGTTcagtttaaaaatgaagatgatgcAC
- the LOC113938174 gene encoding RNA-binding protein 12 isoform X1, with amino-acid sequence MAVVIRLQGLPIVAGTMDIRHFFSGLTIPDGGVHIVGGELGEAFIVFATDEDARLGMMRTGGTIKGSKVTLLLSSKTEMQNMIELSRRRFETANLDIPPANASRSGPPPSSGMSGRVNLPTTVPNFNNPSPSVVTAATSVHESNKNIQTFSTASIGTAPPNMGASFGSPTFSSTIPSTASPMNTVPPPPIPPIPAMPSLPPMPSIPPIPVPPPVPTLPPVPPVPPIPPVPSVPPMTPLPPMSGMPPLNPPPVAPLPAGMNGSGAPMNLNNNLNPVFLGPLNPVNPIQMNSQSSVKPLPINPDDLYVSVHGMPFSAMENDVRDFFHGLRVDAVHLLKDHVGRNNGNGLVKFLSPQDTFEALKRNRMLMIQRYVEVSPATERQWVAAGGHITFKQSIGPSGQTHPPPQTLPRSKSPSGQKRSRSRSPHEAGFCVYLKGLPFEAENKHVIDFFKKLDIVEDSIYIAYGPNGKATGEGFVEFRNEADYKAALCRHKQYMGNRFIQVHPITKKGMLEKIDMIRKRLQNFSYDQREMMLNPEGDVSSAKVCAHITNIPFSITKMDVLQFLEGIPVDENAVHVLVDNNGQGLGQALVQFKNEDDARKSERLHRKKLNGREAFVHVVTLEDMREIEKNPPAQGKKGLKMPVPGNPPVPGMPSVGMPSAGMPSAGMPGAGMPGAGMPGAGMPGTGMPGAGMPGAGMPGAGGEEHAFLTVGSKEASNGPPFNFPGNFGGSNAFGPPLPPPGLGGAFGDARPGMPSVGNSGLPGLGLDVPGFGGGPNNLSGPGFGGGPQNFGNGPGSLGGPPGFGSGPPGLGSAPGHLSGPPAFGPGPGPGPGPIHIGGPPGFGSSSGKPGPTVIKVQNMPFTVSIDEILDFFYGYQVIPGSVCLKYNEKGMPTGEAMVAFESRDEATAAVIDLNDRPIGSRKVKLVLG; translated from the coding sequence ATGGCTGTGGTCATCCGTTTGCAAGGTCTCCCAATTGTGGCGGGGACCATGGACATTCGCCACTTCTTCTCTGGATTGACCATCCCTGATGGGGGCGTGCATATTGTAGGGGGTGAACTGGGTGAGGCTTTCATCGTTTTTGCCACTGATGAAGATGCAAGGCTTGGTATGATGCGCACAGGTGGTACAATTAAAGGGTCAAAAGTAACACTTTTGTTGAGTAGTAAAACGGAAATGCAGAATATGATTGAACTGAGTCGTAGGCGTTTTGAAACTGCCAACTTAGATATACCACCAGCAAATGCTAGTAGATCAGGACCGCCACCTAGCTCAGGAATGAGTGGAAGGGTAAACTTGCCTACAACAGTACCTAACTTTAATAATCCTTCACCCAGTGTAGTTACTGCCGCCACATCTGTTCATGAAAGCAACAAAAACATACAGACATTTTCCACAGCCAGCATAGGAACGGCTCCTCCAAATATGGGGGCTTCATTTGGGAGCCCAACGTTTAGCTCAACCATTCCGAGCACAGCGTCTCCAATGAACACAGTCCCACCACCACCAATTCCTCCAATCCCAGCGATGCCATCTTTGCCACCAATGCCGTCCATTCCCCCAATACCAGTTCCTCCTCCGGTACCTACATTGCCTCCCGTGCCTCCTGTGCCCCCTATTCCCCCAGTCCCTTCTGTGCCACCCATGACCCCACTGCCACCCATGTCTGGCATGCCACCCTTGAACCCGCCACCTGTGGCACCTCTACCTGCTGGAATGAATGGCTCTGGAGCACCTATGAATCTGAACAATAACCTGAACCCTGTGTTTCTGGGTCCATTGAATCCTGTTAACCCTATCCAGATGAACTCTCAAAGCAGTGTGAAACCACTTCCCATCAACCCCGATGATCTGTATGTCAGTGTGCATGGAATGCCCTTTTCTGCAATGGAAAATGATGTCAGAGATTTTTTCCATGGGCTCCGTGTTGATGCAGTGCATTTGTTGAAAGATCATGTAGGTCGAAATAATGGGAACGGATTGGTTAAGTTTCTCTCCCCTCAAGATACATTTGAAGCTTTGAAACGAAACAGAATGCTGATGATTCAACGCTATGTGGAAGTTAGTCCTGCCACAGAGAGACAGTGGGTAGCTGCTGGAGGCCATATCACTTTTAAGCAAAGTATAGGACCTTCTGGACAaacccatccccctcctcagACACTTCCCAGGTCAAAATCGCCCAGTGGGCAGAAAAGGTCAAGGTCAAGATCACCACATGAGGCTGGTTTTTGTGTTTACTTGAAAGGGCTACCATTTGAAGCGGAAAATAAAcatgtcattgatttttttaaaaagttggataTTGTGGAAGATAGTATTTATATTGCTTATGGACCCAATGGGAAAGCAACTGGTGAAGGCTTCGTAGAATTCAGGAATGAGGCTGACTATAAGGCTGCTCTCTGTCGTCATAAACAATACATGGGCAATCGCTTTATTCAAGTTCATCCAATTACTAAGAAAGGTATGCTAGAAAAGATAGATATGATTCGTAAAAGACTGCAGAACTTCAGCTATGACCAGAGGGAAATGATGTTAAATCCGGAGGGGGATGTCAGCTCTGCCAAAGTCTGTGCTCACATAACAAATATACCATTCAGCATTACCAAGATGGATGTTCTTCAGTTCCTAGAAGGAATCCCAGTGGATGAAAATGCTGTACATGTTCTTGTTGATAACAATGGGCAAGGTCTAGGACAGGCATTGGTTcagtttaaaaatgaagatgatgcACGTAAGTCTGAACGCTTACACCGTAAAAAACTTAATGGGAGAGAAGCTTTTGTTCATGTAGTTACTCTAGAAGATATGAGAGAGATTGAAAAAAATCCCCCTGCCCAAGGAAAAAAAGGGTTAAAGATGCCTGTGCCAGGTAATCCTCCAGTTCCAGGAATGCCCAGTGTGGGAATGCCCAGTGCGGGAATGCCCAGTGCAGGAATGCCCGGTGCGGGAATGCCCGGTGCGGGAATGCCCGGTGCGGGAATGCCTGGTACGGGAATGCCCGGTGCGGGAATGCCCGGCGCGGGAATGCCCGGTGCAGGAGGTGAAGAGCATGCCTTCCTGACTGTAGGATCTAAGGAGGCCAGCAATGGGCCTCCATTTAACTTTCCTGGTAATTTTGGTGGGTCGAATGCCTTTGGGCCACCACTCCCTCCTCCAGGATTAGGAGGGGCCTTTGGTGATGCTAGGCCTGGTATGCCTTCAGTTGGAAATAGTGGTTTGCCTGGTCTAGGACTGGATGTTCCAGGTTTTGGAGGTGGACCAAATAATTTAAGTGGGCCAGGATTTGGAGGAGGCCCTCAGAATTTTGGAAATGGCCCTGGTAGTTTAGGTGGCCCCCCTGGCTTTGGAAGTGGCCCTCCTGGTCTTGGAAGTGCCCCTGGGCATTTGAGTGGGCCACCAGCCtttgggcctgggcctgggcctggccctggCCCAATTCACATTGGTGGTCCCCCTGGCTTTGGATCTAGTTCTGGAAAACCAGGACCAACAGTAATTAAAGTGCAGAATATGCCCTTCACTGTGTCTATTGATGAGATTCTAGATTTCTTTTATGGCTATCAAGTGATCCCAGGCTCAGTGtgtttaaaatacaatgaaaaaggTATGCCCACAGGCGAAGCCATGGTGGCCTTCGAATCTCGGGATGAAGCCACAGCTGCTGTCATTGACTTAAATGACAGACCTATAGGCTCAAGGAAAGTAAAACTTGTCTTAGGGTAG